From Panthera tigris isolate Pti1 chromosome B4, P.tigris_Pti1_mat1.1, whole genome shotgun sequence:
actgccTAGCACAGACATTGAGAAACTATGCTATTCTATGTAACCGCTCTGAGCACTTTGGAGAAATGAGCTTTATAAATATAAggcatttcttgttttgttttttttttaaattttttttttaaggtttattcatttctgaatgacagtgagagacagatcacaagccggggtggggcagagagagagcgggacacagaatccgaagcaggctccaggctctgagctgtcagcacagagcccgacgcagggcttgaactcatgaaccattcagatcatgacctgagccgaagtcggacacctgactgagccacccaggtgccccagtataagGCATTTCTATTCGAATATGAAACCGATCAgcattttctttccactcagGCCTCCACATGCTAGAGGATTTATACCCCTAAACGACATTctgttgctgaattcatgggaGATACTAATAGCTCACCAAGGCCAGAGAAAAGCTCAAGCATAGCACAGAGCCACGCGTGGGCTCTAGCAGAGGGACCGAAGGGAAACCACTGTTTGCTAGAAAGGACACCCTGGGGGCTTTTGCTCACCAGTTGGCTTTTTTTCTGTCCAAGGCTCTCTCCAAGCCTCCAGCAGATGCAGTCAGACACCATGTTGCAGTTGTAAAGCAAATAGACTGCTCTAAGAAAAGCATCTTTAGGACATGCTCAGCCACCGCTCAGGGCTATGTGGACCCCACATGGGACACTCTTAGTCCCAGGCTGAGAGTTCACAGGAGCAATGAGCCAACCCCAAAGCCAACCCAGATGGGCCAGGGGGAACCTATGGGCCCACGTCTGTTTGGAGGGGGGATGGTGCGCTCAAGGACGGCCAGTAGCCGCTGACACCAAGAGGCTCCACGGGCTTCTGCGGCTTTGGTCTCAGGTGGAGAGGTTTTGCAGGAAGTTGAGAAGAGAGAGCAGATGGgcagaaaaaaggaggaggaggaggaggaggaggagaagaagaatatGAAGAAGCAGCAGCCAATGTTCACTGCATCTCCTTCTAAATCCCATATTCTTGGCCGTGGTTCTCAGATGGGGGTCATTTTGCCCCCGGGGGACATAGCTGGggacagttttggttgtcacagctgggcAAGGGAGGGTATGCTCTGAAGTCTCAAAGGTAGAGGGATACTGCAAACATCTTACAAGGCTCAGGACGGCCCCCACAACATCATCtggctcaaaatgtcaatagtgccaaggctGAGAATCCCCACGGCTCTCGGGGTAGCAGTGTTTGGTATCTTCTTCACAAGACTGCTTCTCTGGTATCCCAGAGCTCAGAAGGGCAGAAAGGGGGGTTAAACTCAGGCTTCTAACTGTCTACCCCTCAGCCTACACAAATTCCATTACTGCCTAATTATCTGAAATGGGGAGAAATAAGATCTCTCCCGAAGACGAATATATGAACAAACggacaagtgaatgaatgagttggaTTCAGATCTCTAGTTTCATGTCGCTGCTGATCTCAGGAGAAGCCCAGCCAGGCAGCTCCAGAAGCAGGAACCGAGTGAGGTCCAATTCTACATGTCTACAACCACGGCTGAGGCTGTGGAGGGTTTGGCTTTCTTCCCCACAAGGGCTTTCCTTTTGTGCCACAAAATACCTGTGAGCATTAAAATGTTTGGATAGTTCCAGAAGTCCACTTACCTTTCATCTAGAGGAACTTCAGGAGGCGGGAATGCCCGTCTAGGAGGGGAAGGTGTGGTCTTATCCAGAGGTCCGGACACAGCCTGGGTCTTGCATGGCCCTTCCAAATGGTTCAGCCCACATGAGACTCAGATGCTCACCGTGACTCTGTCCTCGGTGTCCTTACCTGTGAAACAAGGAGGTTACCTGCCTACAGGTCCCCATATCTTTGCTGGTACATTTGGAATGAAATCGAAAGCCTCTCGCCTGGGTGTTCCTTACCTCCCAGGGTGAAGCCAGCCTCCTGACTCAacacctgcctgcctgcctcccatgTCCTCAATCCTTCTCTTCGcaggctctctccctcccaaacctCCTTCCTGTTTGAACCTCTGCCCTCGTCTCCTTGTGTGAGTTACCTGTGTCGAGTCTCCAGCACAGGCATGCTCCCTTCAGTACTATGGTATTGGCCATGCTGAGATTAGGCTGTTTTTACATATCTGTCTCTACTGTGATGCCTGTAAGAACAGGGTTCTCGACTTCTTCCAGTTCCTCAGGCTCCTCCTGCCAACAACTGCTAGGATAGCAGATGCTCAAAAGTGTTGGatgaacagatgaaaaaaaaaatgggtaaaattcaAATGATTTCCCCTCAGAAGCTCTAGGTACACTGTGCCCGTCTCCCGATGTGCCCTTTGATGGACACAAACTTAGAAAGCTCTGTGAGTCACCAGAGATAACAGTGCGTCTCAGAACCCACCAGAACTACAAGTGAAAAGATAAACTTCAAGTCACTTTGTCTGCTTTCAGAGACGGTCCTGCGTCCAGATTTCCAAAAGGAGGGGCAGCCTGACAAGGATGCAAGGAAGGCTGAAATCAGGAAGAACTAAGATCCCTGATAAAACTCTTCAAAGGAGCGGTTCTCAATTtaacagagtattttttttccttctttttatcaATGAGCACGTTGCTAGGGCAGGAGGGGAAGTGGGAAGGGGGAGGACCGGTGGAAGGTGTGTGGGAGGGGTCAAGGATACAGAGTGCCTGTCATCTCCATGACGCGGACAGCTGGTTCGGTCGTATTTTAAATGAAATCGCGTCCCAGTGTAGACACTACGTCTGGAATTACAACCCACCCCGTGATCTGTCACTTTTATATATATGCACGAGGGAGTGGAGTGGTTTCCATAGAGAGGGAGGATCACGGCCCACTTGGGAACaatacaaggaaagaaagagcagTGACCCCAGCCGAGACAGAAGTTCAGGGGGGATGTTTCTGGGGCAGATCTCCTGGTCCTGAAGCGGCTGCCCCCCTCACTGAGCATTTCCACTGCGGAGGGAAGGCCACTCACAGGTAAGATTTCGGCTGGGGACGTGTCCATGAGGGAAGAGTGAGCTTATTGGCCCTACACGAGGCAGGAGGTGCTGGGGACTGGACAGGGGCGAGAGACCAAGGCTGCAGGTGTCCCTGGGCACCAGCCCCAGGCAGCCCGGTGCTGAACAGCACAGTCTGAGCTTTAGGTGAGGAGAAATCCGCCCTCCCTTTTTGGCCCAGAGAGACCTGCTTGGCAAAGGTAACAGATTGGAGGCAGAACGGGTTCTTGCAAGTGTATTTTTCTGAACAGGGTTCAGCCGTGAACAAGAAAATCGTGTTTACAAATGGGGAGATGGTTGGGAATAGCAACTGGGGGCTGTAACTCCCCACGGGCTGCAGAAGCAGGGGCTGCTGTGCGTCCTGCTTCCTCTCTGCACACCTGCCAGGCAGGCGACGTCTCCTCCTCGGGATGTGGAGACCGAGAGGCTAAGTGAGTCACCCCGGGCAAGTGAGAGCATGAGGGTGATTTTGAACCCGGGTCCCTTGCCTTCAAAGCCTGGAGTCCTTTCTCCCTTGCCAAGCCAGGACACTAGAGGAAGGGGACAGATGTCTGTAATGACTTGGTGCCACCTGTGAGGGGGAGGAAACATGAGGATGGGTGTTTGATGTCCCCAGTTAATGTCCAAGTTCTCTGAGAAATGCTGTTTGTGACTTTCTCCTCAAACATGGCAATCGAGCATACAcacgcccacccccacccccacccccacacagttCTGAGAACGGATTAAACAAGATGAATGAGAATACTGTCAGGGACATGTTATCTACAACTGCTCTTCTCCCGGCTTCCCCGAGTAGAAGCCCTCACAGCCCCTCTAAGGGTGAATTGCTTGGACGTCTGTGGGAATCGGTGTGACCCACACTCGTAAGGGTCTCCCCTAGGAGACCTCTTCTCCCAGAGGAGAAGCGCTCATTACCATAACACCTGCTGGAACACATCAAGTTCCCCTAGATGCCACAGCCagtgttttagaaaatgtttcttaaattcaactcCTTGTCAGGGTTTGCAGATGGATGGGGTGGGACGGGGAGTCATTCTGCCTTCCTCACagctggagaaggggctggagaaggggctggagaaaagggctggagaagaaggctggagaaggggctggagaaggggctggagaaaagggctggagaaggggctggagaaaagggctggagaaggggggctggagaaaagggctggagaaggggctggagaaaagggctggagatggaggctggagaaggggctggagaaggggctggagaaaagggctggagaagaaggctggagaaggggctggagaaggggctggagaaaagggctggagaaggggctggagaaaagggctggagaaggggggctggagaaaagggctggagaaggggctggagaaaagggctggagatggaggctggagaaggggctggagaaggggctggagaaaagggctggagaaggggggctggagaaggggggctggagaaggggggctggagaaaagggctggagaaggggctggagaaaagggctggagatggaggctggagaaggggctggagaagggggctggagaagggggctggagaagggggctggagaaggggctggagaaaagggctggagaaggaggctggagaagggggctggagaaaagggctggagaaggggctggagaaggggctggagaaaagggctggagaaggaggctggagaaggggctggagaaaagggctggagaaggaggctggagaaagggctggagaaaagggctgaagaaggggctggaggagggggctggagaaaagggctggagaaagaggctggagaaggggctggaaaagggggctggagaaggggctggagaaaaGGGCTGGAGAAGAGTCTGGAGAAGGGGGCTGCAgaaaggggctggaggagggggctggagaagGGGTCAGCACGGGGCCACCGGTGTGTTTGCCTCTGGTCAGCTCCGGTCTTTGTTGCCCTGGGGTCCCCTCCCCCTGGGGGTGCTCTGCTCTCACAGGTCCCTCACTGCCTCACGTCGCCAGGCGTGACTCTGGGACAGCTCTGAGAAGCACCTAGAAAAGTACTGCTAGATCCCGACAGAATGATCCAGAAAAACACAGAGGTAGAGCTTTGCCCCCTAGAATCTAACTCCAGGGGCAGTGCTGTTTTCACAGCAGGCAGCAGGGAGATCTTGAACCTGTGTGTTGTGTCACCAGGGGCGGTGGCAAAGGATTCTGGGGAGCGTTAAGAGGGGAGACTTGCTAGGGAATCAGACGTTACTGGGGAGCGAAGGAGGGCTCTTCCCTGTGGAGAGCTTCTCCCCTGCCGACCCCAAACAAAGCTCTCTCTATAGCTTCCCTTCCAGCGTCACCCCTTTCTCTGTGAACTGGCTTTTGGGTCTTTAAATCCTGTCGGCCTTACAAGCCCTTAGAAACTGCTCCAAAGCCTTAAGGTGCCTGCAAGGCGCAGGGCGGCTAACGCCACGATTCCATACGATGTTTACCCAGAAGAACGAACTGGACCCTCAGTAAACGACAAAGCCGAAAGTCTGGTTATCGAACACATTACACCCCCCGGAAAAAGTTCTCTGGGCGTTTGGCGTGCAATTCTAAGGAGCGCCCGGGAGGACCAGGACACCAAGAAAGCTGGTTCTCACCACGTGGTCCAGGGACCCGCAGCATCAGTGTCCTCTACCAGGGTGTTAGAGATGCCTCATCCCAAACCTACCGATGGCGCCTAGATTGCGTTCAAGGCAAGAGGAGGCCGCGGGGCTAGGATGGAGGGAGTGGCATAACAACCAAAAACTAAAAGCCAGAAATATACCACAATAAAGATAGCGGTCTGCAGGATCAAATTACTGGCTCAAATCAGCTGGCATGTGTGGATGTAGGTGTAGACAGATAGAGATAGAAATATATAGATACGGATATCACTTCTGAAATGGTCGTGCGTGAACTGAATCTTATCCTATTAGGACCCGGAGATTATTTATGTGTAAACAGTCTCCTCTACTAAGTATCTGGCTACAGCAAGAGCTAATCTGCCTCGATTTAATCTTCCACATAAGCTTTATGAGGCAATCATTGCTATGGCCATGtatcagatgaggaaattgaaatgcACCGGGTTTCAACAATCTGCCCACGGTCCTCAGGCAAACCAGGACGAGGTGGATTGGAACCTGTGTCTCTCTAACTCCCAAGTCTGTGTTGACTTCACTGCACACTGCCACATGCATGCCCAGATGTAGCTAGTTCATGCACTGGGATTTTATAAAGGATcacggtttgtttgtttttttcataactGTTttgataaactcaaaatgtttatgatttaaaaagaaatgaacaaacaaataaagcaacCTGGTCTCTTAAGAAGGCgggggggaagaagaagaaggcagtaGGTGCAATGTGGAGTGTGTGAGAAAACAGCAAGCTTCTAGAGAAAACTTGCcaggtcagtgtgtgtgtgtccagggtAAGTGAGAGAGCGAGGGCTTACAAGATTCTCCTTTAGAGACAGAACAAGGCTCAGGTATTTAAGGGTCTGTTCTAGCCTCGTCCATTCACAGAGTAAAGAAGTCGGGAAGTGGGAGTGCGTTCATTCATTCCCATTCATTTTCTGGGAAATGACCTGCTCAAGGTCATGGTGACAATGATTTGCAGAGTTGAGGCTAGAACTCAGCATGGGACTGCCAGCCCCTCTCACCTCTGCCTGTAACCACAGAAAACGGAATGATCGTATGCTAGCCTAGCACTTCTCGATGCCCAGAAGGACCcccatgttgatttatttatccaACTTTTCTTACTTACTAAAAACTACCTTAATGACAAGCAGTCCCCCCAAAGTTCCATAGTTAACCAcatctttcttgcttccttttatGGGAGCCAAGGATGTCTTAGACAGAAAAtaaactccaggggcacctggatggctcagtcgcttaagcatctgactcttgattgcggctcaggtcatgatctcatggttggtgagtttgagccccacattgggctctgcactgacagtgcggagcctccttgggattctctgtctgcctctctctctctctctctgtctcccaaaagtaaataaataaacatttaacaaaaaagaaagaaaagaaactccaagTTCAGGTAAAGCAACCAAAGTGAAGAGGGCAGCCTTTTACTCTTTGCGCTTCCTGGGATGGTCCAGCAGCGCATACGGGAGTACGTACGGGTATCAGCACATCGGGTGTGTAGGATGGCCAGAAGCCCTTCCTCTGGGGGTGAGTAGATGAAACCCCACCCCTTGACCTCACGTCTCTTTCTCATGCATGAAGGTGACGGTAGAGTAAAGGAACCTCCTGTCCTTACTTCAGAGCTGGAGAGAGTGCGGCCAGGCAAAGCCACGGGGGCCGGGGTGTGGGCTGGGCTTGGTGCTAGGACACAGGAGGTAAATTCTGCCCACTTCACCATGTTCCTAAGGCACGGTGACCACACACAACCCAAATTCTGATCGCCTTCCGACACGCTGTGAGCTATTGTTGCACAGGAGGCTGGGCAGAGGGCGGGAACGGCCCTGCGTGAGCCCTTCTCCGCTGCCGGAGAAAGCAGCTTAAGTTCTCGCCCAGCACTGTTGCTCAGGGGCCCAACCACCATGATGGCTTCAGACCAGAACAGTCCGGGTTACAGGAGGGCCCCTGAGCTGGACACTTCCATTGCCACACCTGCTCCATACCCTaaatatagggttttttttcctttcctttctttttaaaaatttgtttatttatttatttttgagggggtgaggggcagagagagagagggagagagagaatcctgagtggggtccatgctgtcagcaccgagcccgacacggggctcgaactcacgacccgtgagatcgtACTCTGAGCCATCAGAAATCACCTGAAGGGTTTATTCCAACCCAGGGGGCTGGCGCCAGACTTTTTGATCTAGCAGTTCTGGGGCAAGAGTTGAGAATCGTTTGCATTTCTAACGAATATCCCGGTGATGATGCTGGTCTGGAGACCACACTCGGAGAACCACTGGTGAGTAGTAGCCAAGCCCTAGTGAATGTTCACCCCTGTCCTTCAGAGCTTCAAGCCCTTCTCACACCCCTGCCCCACGTCCCTGTTTTCTACTCCAGGAAGAGATGCTGAAGCCAGCccacttcctgctgctgctgctgctgctcccggGGGCCCCCAGGCCAGGCCTCCCCCAGAAGTTCTACAAAGCCAAGTCTTTGGTCAGCTGTATCAACACAGCCCTGCCGGAGGCCAAGCAGAGCCCGCTGGGGGACGCACCACTGCTGAGCAAGAGAAGCTTCCTCTACCTGCCCAGCCAAGACCCATCCTCAGGAGAGGACGAGGAGCGGGTGCAGGAGGATGAGGACAAGAAGAAGAGGACCTTCCCCAGCTCCGGAGGTGGTGGCGGGGCCGGAAGTGGCCGGTACAAACACCTGTCCCCGGCACAGCCCAGGGGAAGGCCGTCCCAGGACAAGGCCAAGAGCGATCGGCGCACCAAGTTCACTCTGTCCCTCGACGTCCCCACCAACATCATGAACATCCTCTTCAACATCGCCAAGGCCAAGAACTTGCAGGCCAAGGCGGCTGCCAACGCGCACCTGATGGCACAGATTGGCCGGAAGAAGTAGAAGCAGAGGCCGGCGGGAGGAAGCGCACGGTcaagggcaggggtggaggtCGGGCCAGCTGCTCCGTATATTGAGGGATGGGTCCAGCTCTCCACGCTGCTTCTCTGCTCGCCCCCTCcgctcctcctctgcccccagccagctccctcctcccctgcacacaGACACAGAAGAACAGCACTGCCACCCTGCACAGACAGGAGGCCCGTAACCCCTCTCCCTACATTTgaactctccttcctccttccccgtGACGGGAGACAAAGGTCCTGCTCTCCACGCTCCTCCTCCACGCCCCACACACCAGCCCAGCCAGGAGAGGCGTCGCATCGCTCACCATCCTGACTTAgggccccttcccttccctctttcccccatTAAAACCAATGGCTTCTGCAACCCTGGGCTGGCTTGAGTTCCTCTTCCTTCAGCCAGCGGCCTTCACACCTCTGAGCGTGCAAAAGGGGAGGTGAATGAGGGAGGTAGCTGATGAGTCCATTCCCCATCTCTCCGGGGACAGAGCAGTTTTTGGTGGTCCTAGGAGGGAGTAAAGAAGGGCTTGGAAAGGCCAAGCCGGCAGGACCCTGCCAGCCGTGGCTCAAGCTAGAGCCGTCTCCGGGGTCTGCTCCCACCCAAGAGGCACCACCTGGCATCTGCTCTAGAATGGGCACGGGGTTGCTGGGGAGAGAGCTTTCATGACACCCCAAACTCCTCCATGGCTGGGCATGGGGCCGCTAGGCCGTTAGCAGGTGTTTATCAGACCCGCAGTAAGAGTCTGGCTGACTCCCTGATGGGAGAGGCTGGTGTGTGAGGCAAGGCCTCTGCTCTCCAGGAGTCAGCACGCTAAGTGACCATCAAAATCTGGATTTGAAAAGAAGCAAATATCGGGGCACctccctcggtggctcagttggttaagcgtcggacttcagctcaggtcatgatcaaatggttcaggagtttgagccccacactgaacttagcgctgtcagcacagagcccgctttggatcctctttacccctttctgcttctccccaacttgcgctctctcaaaaagtaagtaaaacattaaaaaaaaaaaaataggaaataataaaaagagagaaagagagagagagagaggagaggaagcaaATACCACCCGGGCTGTGTAAGTGATGAACTGCAAAGTGATTGCAACTggcataaaaaaatatatgaggcaTTCGGAGATTAGAAGGTTTAATAGGAGTAAAAGTCCACTATAAAGAGATATCagcaagaaaactgagaaaaaaagaacaacttcCCCCCAAATAAGCAAGGATGTGAATAGATCTCtcccctgcgccccccccccacacaaacacaaataatctCTGCATGTATGAGAAGCTGGTAAACGTCATGCCTATGAGAATTGCACTCATACACAATGTCTCACCTCGCAGTGTGTCCATAAAAGTCCGTCAAAAGTCTGTAAGTGTGACGACTAACCTAGACTCCACGGGTGAGGTGACTAGCCTCCCTCCACTACTGCTGGCTGGCAGGAACATAAGCACTAGAGAGGCACTTCGGAAATACTTAACCAAGTtacaagttcatttttttaagattttatttttaagtaatctctacacccaacatgggtctcgaacaCACAACCCCGAGCTCAAGAGTTGCGTGttccagccaggtgtccctacaaATTCATtttacctgtatttatttttttaagtttatttattttgagagagagagagagagcaggggagggacagagagagagggagagagagaatcccaagcaagctctatactgtcagtgttgagctggatgtgggactcagtctcacagactgtgagatcatgacctgagccaaaatcaagagtcggacgcttaactgactgagccacccaggaacccccattTTGCTTTTAACTCAGCAACCCTGCTTCCAGCAGAAATTACTGGAAGAAGTGAGactggacattttttttaaatgctaagttAAACTTGAGATGAAAAATACCTCATCTCTTAACAGGACCAAAGCTCAAAAACCTGAAAAGGCAACCTGTTTCCATCCTGGAAAAGCCCcatggcagagcagaaagaatTGTAGCCCGAGACTCAGAATACCCACATGGGAGTCTAGGGTCTCCTCACTACGTGGCCCCGAGCAAATCCTTCCACTACCCGTGCCGATGCCCCGGGAACCCTGCTTCATGAACGTGATCTCATCGATTTCTCACAAGTATATTTTAAGGTagatattattttctccattttgaggatttttaaatttgcactttatttatttttgctctgataaCGCATATTCTGTTCACACAAAAGGACAGGAAACGGGACGAACTTGGCTGATGAAAAAATCAAGCAGGGGGTCACATTTTTAGTTTCACGAACAACCTAAAACTAGAACATAAAAGTTGGAGCgggtggggcgcccgggtggctcagtgggttgggcgtctgacttcggatccGGTCGTGATCgcccgggttgtgagttcaagccaagccccacatcaggctctgtgctgacagccgggagcccggaacctgctttggattctgtgtctccctctctctctctgcccttcccccactctctctcttcccaaactaagtaaatatttaaaaatttaaaaaaaaaaaaaagctggagctGGCATCACAATGCAGGCAGGCTCAGTGGCACTGCTGGCTCTTGTCTGGACccgatttgtttttttttttaaatcatggtagATGCATGACAAAAGCTCCGATCAAGAGAGTGGTAAAGACACAGGTCCTTGCAAAAACCAgcgtgctttttctctttttgtaaatataCCACCACCTGGTAAAGCTAAAATTTATCTTTGTGGGGGCGGGAAGACAGAGGCTCGGAGGAGCGAGGGCGCCTGCCCAAGTTTCCCCGGCTGGGAAGTGACCACGATGCCTCCACTGGCCCCTGCATGCAGAGCTGACCCTTCCCACGCACCAGGGGCGTAAAGACGCCAGCCGAGCCCCGGCCTCACAGAGCTGGCGCGAACCTCAGCGACCCACGGGCGTGCAAGCCACCGGGAAGCAGCACAGGCATTCACTCGGATTTGGGATTATTACGTCCCCAGCAGGTGCGTTCTGAGCCTTCCCCAGGAGTTAAATGTGAGCATAAGTGCAGTTAACCGACTAGAAATTTGCCAAAACCCGCCCCAGCGACAGTGGGAAAGGGCGGGTTTGTGCAGGAGCGTGTCCAGCATTCTCTGTCTGAGCTCCCGAGGCGGAGCCTCTGACCTGAGTGCAGCCCCGGCCAGAGCGGAGTTCACGGTCACGCGCTAGAAAGCCAACGGCCACACCCACAGATGGCCACCGCTGCACCTGCCACCTTTGGCAGAACTTTGTagaagcacattttttaaaaaccagaaaataaagacGGTAAGTTATCCTATAAAGGTCAACGGACTTTCTAACGATCAGAAGAGTTAGCACCGAGGCCCCTCCTCCGAAGTGGGTTTAAATGAAAATAACGATCATAATTATAAGAATGCTTTGGCTGTATCCACAGAGAGACCGTGGGATGGATAATACCACAGGGATCAGTGATCTTTCCTTGTCAAGGATCGGTAGGACTCATGCATCACTAGTATCAATTCCTCATGATCAGGAAAGCAAATCACACCACAGGAAAGATTTAGAAAAAGTTGTGGGGAATGCAAAGGTGTACGAGGTTCACAGGAAAAATTTGGAAGTAGTTTTACGGGGTGATAATGATGAGTTCACATCAGTGAAAATTCTCAACACAGTTTCTGCCAGATTCTTCGTGTTGGTTTGAGCTCCCTTGAAAAAGTAGTtgaaagtctttatttatttatttatgtatttaattctttatttatttttgatagacagagtacgagtgggggaggggcagagagagagggagacacagaatccgaagcaggctccaggctctgagctgtcagcacagagcccgacacggcgcttgaactcacagactgcgagatcatgacctgagccgaagtcggacacttaactgactgagccacccaggcgctccaaaactctcttttgaaaataaaacaagcctTGGGACGCGGgggtggctgagccacccaggtgctccaaaactctcttttgaaaataaaacaagcctTGGGAcgcaggggtggctcagtcagttaagcgtccgacttcggctcaggtcatgatctcgcggttcatgagttcgaaccccatgccgggctctgtgctgacagctcagagcctgaagcctgcttcggattctgtgtctccctctctctctgcccctcccctgcttgtgctctctctctctctctcaaataaacattaaaaaaaattataaaaaaaattataaaataaaagaaggctcACAAGTCAAGTGAAACTCTTCAAAGGAGACAAGACCAGGGAATGGATGATGTGGCTTCTAAATGTTGTACCTCGtaagaaatctgaaaacaaacactAACAGCCAGCAAAGGGGCCTGCTTTGTGACAGTGGAATGACTTTGGAAGCTGTGACCAAAAATAATCAGGGAAAGCTGAGTGCTACCCAGAATCCAGTGTTTTATATAATTCCAAGAAATGGGAGATGTACAAGTTCACAAGTACGTAGTATTAAA
This genomic window contains:
- the UCN3 gene encoding urocortin-3; amino-acid sequence: MLKPAHFLLLLLLLPGAPRPGLPQKFYKAKSLVSCINTALPEAKQSPLGDAPLLSKRSFLYLPSQDPSSGEDEERVQEDEDKKKRTFPSSGGGGGAGSGRYKHLSPAQPRGRPSQDKAKSDRRTKFTLSLDVPTNIMNILFNIAKAKNLQAKAAANAHLMAQIGRKK